From one Deltaproteobacteria bacterium genomic stretch:
- a CDS encoding ribbon-helix-helix domain-containing protein produces the protein MVRTQIQLTERQARELKKMAAREGVSMAEVIRKAVDAKIREGVSEVPWEERVRRAMAVMGKFHSGIRDLAVNHDKYLAEDYMK, from the coding sequence ATGGTCCGGACACAGATTCAGCTCACGGAGCGGCAGGCACGGGAATTGAAGAAGATGGCCGCCAGGGAGGGTGTATCGATGGCGGAGGTCATTCGCAAAGCCGTGGACGCGAAGATCCGCGAGGGGGTTTCCGAGGTCCCTTGGGAGGAGCGGGTCCGCCGGGCGATGGCGGTGATGGGGAAGTTCCATTCGGGCATCAGGGACTTGGCCGTTAACCACGATAAGTACCTTGCGGAAGATTACATGAAATGA
- a CDS encoding PIN domain-containing protein has translation MKVFVDTSAILGGLNSADDWHDPATKAWANFLTETTLLVTTNYVVVESLAVIQGRLGVPAVRAFLEEIVPNLRVEWVDEDTHRAASAALLAADRRGLSLVDLSSFETMRRLGIRSAFTFDRHFRQYGFETVP, from the coding sequence ATGAAGGTATTCGTTGATACTTCCGCGATCCTCGGGGGGTTGAACAGTGCGGATGACTGGCACGATCCTGCCACCAAGGCGTGGGCGAATTTCCTTACGGAAACAACTCTCCTGGTTACGACGAACTACGTGGTGGTGGAGTCCCTCGCGGTGATCCAGGGGCGGCTGGGTGTGCCGGCGGTCCGTGCGTTTCTCGAAGAGATCGTTCCCAACCTTCGGGTGGAATGGGTGGACGAGGATACCCACAGGGCGGCGTCCGCTGCCCTTCTGGCCGCCGACCGCCGGGGGTTGAGCCTGGTCGACCTGTCCAGTTTCGAAACGATGCGACGGTTGGGAATCCGGTCCGCTTTTACGTTCGACCGCCACTTCCGCCAGTACGGCTTCGAAACCGTCCCGTAG